The region CGCCTATTCGCCGCTTTCGCCGCCCGTCTGCCCGGACGGGATTTGGTCGTTCCAGCCTTCGGGAATTCTGGCGACCGGGACGCCGTTTTCCAGGAAATAGTCAATTTCCTTGCTGTAGGTGGCGCGTCCGGTCTCCGAGTCCGACAGTATTCTGAACGTCAATCTTACCACCCCCTCCAAGTAGTATGGCTGTTTTTCCCGGAAATAGTCGCCGCGGTTATTTTGCCCGCGCCGCATAAGACAGGCGCGCCGGGAAGAATACTAGGCCTAAAACCTGAGAGGAAGAAAGCAGCATGGCTAAAGTGGTCGCGGTCCAGTCGCGGATGAACGATGTCGCAAGACTGCTGGCGAAGAGAGGCTATAAGGTGGTGGATATGCTGGAGGCGAGCCGTCCGGGGGCGCATATCGACGCGTTCCTGTACACCAGCTATCACAGTGATATCGTGAGCTCTTTCGACAGCGCCACCCAAACGGACAACGTGACGCTGGGCGGCGAGCCCGAGCTTGACAGTGCGACGGTTCCGATGGTTAACGTTGTCGGCATGACGCCCGAGCAGGCGGTAGATATTCTGGAGGAGCGGTTGAGCCGCTGAATGGAAAGGTTGAAGCCCCGGCAACGCCGGGGCTTCAGGTGTAGTGAGCCCAATGGTCCTGTTTGTAGCCCGCCGTGATCAGCGGAAGAGGAAGTAGCGCCGGGGCGGTGAGCCTGGCCTCAAGCGCAAGCCCGATTGCGAGGTTTACATCGCCGGTCAGCGGCCCCGGCTGCGCGGCGGCCGGGGACTCAGAGTAAGCAAGATAGCGAGAATGCGCCTGGAGTCGCTTTTGTTCGCAATTGTAGCCTCTTAAGGCTATAATAAGGCTTGTTATTAGCATATATTTACCCGGGCGGCCACAATGATTTTGCCGGCGACGGTTTTCGCCGGAGAGCGGAGGATTATCGTCGCGCGGATAGAATAATGAAGAGGGCAATATATAAGCCTGATGGCGAACGGGGGTACTTGGTTGCCGGCATTTCTCCTGATTGTTTTGGTACCGTATTTATTACTGAATTATTATGTGGGCAGCCGCCTGTGGCAATATATTTTCTGCCATGTCTTGCCCGGATGGGGCAAGGCATTCTGGCCGCTTTTCTGGCTGATCGCCGCAACGCCGCTCGCCTCGCGGATCAAGACGCTGCCTGTTTCGACGCAGGTCAGGGATTTTCTGGCCTATAGCGGCGACTACTGGCTGGCGGCGCTGTATTATTTCTTTTTGATTTGGCTGGTGGCCGATTTTGGCGGCTTTCTGGCCCGGCGTCTCGGCCTGCTGACCGCGGCCGCCTGCAAGCCGCTGGTTGTGGGACTGGCGTCGGCGGCACTGGTGGCGGTGCTATTGGCATATGGCTCCTGGAACGCCCGCAACCCTCGGGTGGCGACGTATGACGTGACGATCGCCAAACCGGCCGCCGGGCTCGCCGAGCTGCGGGTTGTAATGGTGTCGGATATCCACCTTGGGCCGATCGTCGGTTATGAGCGCCTGAAGGGCCTGGTGGCGGCTATTAACGATCAGCAGCCCGACCTGGTGTTGATGCCCGGCGACATCATCGACGAGAACGTCACTTATTTCGTGGAGCGGAAGATGTCGGAACCCTTCCGTGCCCTGAAACCGCGCTTCGGGGTATGGGCAGTGTTCGGCAACCACGAATACATCAGCGGAAAGGCTGAAGAGGTCGCCGCGCGGCTGCGCGAAGCGGGCATAACGGTGCTGCGGGACGAATACGTCAAAGTAGGCGATAGTTTTTATATCGTCGGCCGCGACGATCGGCGCAGCGCTCAGTTCGGCGGCCGGGCGCGGCACGAGTTGGCCATGGTTATGGCGGGAGTGGACCGTCGGCTGCCGATCCTGCTGATGGACCACCAGCCTTACGACCTTGAGGAAGCGGCAGTCCAGGGGGTGGATTTGCAACTGTCGGGACATACCCATGTCGGCCAGATGTTTCCGAACAGCTTTGTTACCGGGCGAATGTTCGAGGTCGACTGGGGTTATCTCCGCAAAGGAGCTTACCAAGTTATCGTGTCGTCAGGTTTCGGGACTTGGGGTCCGCCGATAAGAATAGGCAACCGGCCGGAGATCGTCGCAATAAAAATACGATTCGCGGAACAGCCGCAGTAACAAAGGGGAAGCCTGCAGCCGCAGGCTTCCTCTTTCCGTTGCCCGGCGAGGTACCGGTAAAGAATGAATCGGTCAGGATTCCGGCGTAATATTCGGAGGAAAACAACTTTTCAATGCAAATGCCTATTATTTACAGAGGATTTCAAGCTGATTTAGCTAATTTACTTTAGTGAAATATCGCGCCAACGGCGCGGAAGCCCGTCTCTCAGGCCGCATGAAGGGGTAGAAGAGACATTTGCCGCAGTAATTAAGACAGATTGAGGGGATGTAGTTGGAGAAGTCGACTATTATCGGCTTGATTCTGGGTATAACCGCCATCAGTGTTGGCATGGTTCTAAAAGGGGCCAACTTATCGGCGCTTATCAACCCGGCGGCGGTCCTGATTATCTTCGTTGGAACGGCGGCCTGTCTCTTAAACGGGTTTCCGATGGAGCGCATAAAGATATTCCCCAAACTAGTGAAGATGTTGTTCGTAAAACCGGTGTTGATGCCTCACGGCGAAATTCTGCGCCTGTTCATCGAATTGTCGCAGCTCGCCCGCCGCGAAGGACTGCTGGCTCTGGAGCCGGGACTGGAAGAGATAAAGGACCCCTTCTTGAAGGAAGGTCTGACGATGGTCATCGACGGCATGGACCCCGACCTTGTGGTTGACGTTCTCGGGCTGGACATCCAGCAGATGGAGGAGCGCCACAGGACCGGAGCGCTGATCTTCTCGCAGGCGGGGATGTACGCGCCCACCCTTGGGGTGCTGGGCGCGGTGGTGGGTCTGGTGGCCGCGCTTGGCAACCTCGACGATATCGAAAAGTTGGGCCACTCGATTGCCGCCGCTTTTATCGCCACCCTGTTCGGTATCTTTACCGGTTACGTCATCTGGCACCCTTTTTCCAATAAATTAAAATTGATGTCCAAGGAGGAAGTGGAGCTAAAGAAGATGATGCTGGAAGGAATACTTTCCCTTCAGGCTGGCGACAATCCGGCCACTTTGGAGGCCAAACTGAGGGTGTTCGTTCCGCAGAGCAAGCGGCAACTACTCAACAAAGGCGGGGAAAAAGGCGATGCGCCGGAACAGGCACAGTAACCATGAGCATGAAGAGCATATCGATGAAACTTGGCTGGTACCTTACTCCGATGTTCTAACCCTGCTGCTGGCCTTGTTCATTGTCCTGTTCGCTTCCTCGCAGATCGACCAAAAGAAGTTCGAACAGATGGCCCAAGCGTTTAACAGCGCTTTTCACGGCAACCCGTCGATTTTCGAAAGCATGCGCACCGTCCCTCAGCCGGTGGAAAGTCAGCCGCAGACACCGGATAAGCTGCCGTCGGTTTTTTCCGCCATCGGTAACGAGCGGGCCGGCAATTTTCAGCAGGAAACAGCTCAGTTGCTGGAAGTAAAGCGCAAGCTGGACAAGTACATCCAGGATAACAACCTGACCGGTGGATTTGGCACCATGCTTACCGACGACGGCTTGCTCGTCCGGATAAAGGACTCGGCGCTGTTCGAGTCGGGGCGTGCCGACATGCTGCCTACCTCGCGCGAGTACGCGAACGTTATCGCCAAGATGCTGGCCGAGTTGCCTCAAAAGGTGGTAATATCGGGACATACCGACAATATACCCATCAACACCGCCGAGTTTCCCACCAACTGGGATCTGAGCTCGAAGCGGGCCCTGAACTTCATGAAATATCTTCTTGCCCACGAGCCAAAACTTCAGCCCGCGAGATTTAGCGCCATCGGCCACGGGGAATACCGGCCGGCAGCCGCCAATACAACTGCCGAAGGCCGCGCCCAGAACCGCCGGGTGGAGGTGCTCATCGTCCGTAAATACTCGCACTAGAATAGCCCAAGTATTTTTTCAACGCCACCGGCAGCCGGGGGCGTATTTTTTTGCGCGTGACGGAGGGCGACATGATGGTCACTTGCCCGGAGCGGGCGGCATATATTAAAACAGGGACTTGACATAATGATTTGACGTGTCTGTCCCAAGTACGTGGTGCGAGGTGCAGCATATGAATTTTTCCGCGTTTAAGTATAAGGATGAAACGCCGTTAAGGACGATCGGCAAGGTCAAGGATATCCTCGGCGATATGGGCTTGTTGCCGATTGAAAGGGCGTGGCGAAACTCCCTGCAAGGATTCTTTTCGGTCTCGGTTAATATCGCCGGCACCGACCTGTCCGTCAACGGCAAGGGCACATCGTGCGAATACGCGCTGGCAAGCGCCTACGGCGAGCTGATGGAAAGGCTGCAGAACCTATGCACTTTCAGGCTCAGCTTTGATCTCAGCCCGCAGGCATTGTGAACTGAACCCGAAAAAACGGACATTGAGCAAAAAAGCCTCCTGTTGTAGGATAACTACGATAGGAGGTTTTGTATGTCACGGAAATGGACAGATATGCAATCGGCTGAGCGGATTATCCTGCAAATGCGACAAGATGGAAGAACCAGGCGGGAGATAGCAGATGCCTTGGGTCTTGAAAAAGTACAAATCAAGAACTGGATTAACCGGTACAATCGGAGACAGACCACCCTTCCGGCATCCCCCAAGAAGAAAGGCCGCCCCAGAAAAAGCCCGATAACTGCACACCACGCGATGGAGCTGCGGATACGGGAACTTGAAAGAGAAGTGGAACTATACCGGTCTTTTCTTCACGCTGCTGGAAGGATGTGAGAGCACAGGTTAAGTACATAGCCATAGCGCAAAATGCCGGCAAGCATCCGGTTGCGGTCATGTGTAATTTCTTTGAGGTATCAAGAAGCGGCTACTACGCGTATCTCAAACGGAAAGACCGGTCATCCGCCGAGGAGAAGTTGGCCGCCTTGATTCAAAAATGCCAGCGGCAGACTAATGGAACTTACGGTTATAGGCGTGTGGGGATATGGCTTGAGAGGCGAGGCATTAAGAAAAACCATAAGGCGGTGCTGCGCATCATGAACAAGTACGGGTTGCTGGCGCAAATCCGGCGCAGAAAAAAGTACCGGCAGATGAGCGGTCAACTGCACCGGTATCCGAATATCCTCGGCCGCGATTTCACAGCTATCAAACCTAATCAGAAATGGGTAACGGATGTTTCCTATATCCAGACGCCGC is a window of Selenomonadales bacterium 4137-cl DNA encoding:
- the motA gene encoding flagellar motor stator protein MotA — protein: MEKSTIIGLILGITAISVGMVLKGANLSALINPAAVLIIFVGTAACLLNGFPMERIKIFPKLVKMLFVKPVLMPHGEILRLFIELSQLARREGLLALEPGLEEIKDPFLKEGLTMVIDGMDPDLVVDVLGLDIQQMEERHRTGALIFSQAGMYAPTLGVLGAVVGLVAALGNLDDIEKLGHSIAAAFIATLFGIFTGYVIWHPFSNKLKLMSKEEVELKKMMLEGILSLQAGDNPATLEAKLRVFVPQSKRQLLNKGGEKGDAPEQAQ
- a CDS encoding flagellar motor protein MotB → MRRNRHSNHEHEEHIDETWLVPYSDVLTLLLALFIVLFASSQIDQKKFEQMAQAFNSAFHGNPSIFESMRTVPQPVESQPQTPDKLPSVFSAIGNERAGNFQQETAQLLEVKRKLDKYIQDNNLTGGFGTMLTDDGLLVRIKDSALFESGRADMLPTSREYANVIAKMLAELPQKVVISGHTDNIPINTAEFPTNWDLSSKRALNFMKYLLAHEPKLQPARFSAIGHGEYRPAAANTTAEGRAQNRRVEVLIVRKYSH
- a CDS encoding YkuS family protein, encoding MAKVVAVQSRMNDVARLLAKRGYKVVDMLEASRPGAHIDAFLYTSYHSDIVSSFDSATQTDNVTLGGEPELDSATVPMVNVVGMTPEQAVDILEERLSR
- a CDS encoding metallophosphoesterase — translated: MPAFLLIVLVPYLLLNYYVGSRLWQYIFCHVLPGWGKAFWPLFWLIAATPLASRIKTLPVSTQVRDFLAYSGDYWLAALYYFFLIWLVADFGGFLARRLGLLTAAACKPLVVGLASAALVAVLLAYGSWNARNPRVATYDVTIAKPAAGLAELRVVMVSDIHLGPIVGYERLKGLVAAINDQQPDLVLMPGDIIDENVTYFVERKMSEPFRALKPRFGVWAVFGNHEYISGKAEEVAARLREAGITVLRDEYVKVGDSFYIVGRDDRRSAQFGGRARHELAMVMAGVDRRLPILLMDHQPYDLEEAAVQGVDLQLSGHTHVGQMFPNSFVTGRMFEVDWGYLRKGAYQVIVSSGFGTWGPPIRIGNRPEIVAIKIRFAEQPQ